In the genome of Prunus dulcis unplaced genomic scaffold, ALMONDv2, whole genome shotgun sequence, one region contains:
- the LOC117612827 gene encoding BURP domain-containing protein 5-like isoform X2, with product MGFHLPLIFAILSLAAVALANHAAQPAPQLYWNSVLPNTQMPRSISELLHPDSTNEEKSTNIVNAVGDGKNKRSYSLSNYGKRPPPSVGDGKSKRNYSLRNYRKPPPASDEGKPEIFPSNKKHYSLRNYRKPPPASDEGKPENIPLRNSGYQRKNYGGRPPASDEGKPDSQLLHYRDLAIFFFEKDMRPGATMQFQFPRNSNTATFLPRESAQSIPFSSNKLPEIFNHFSVKPTSVEAKTIKQTIEECEAPGLKGEEKYCATSLESMVDFSTSKLGTRNVEAISTEVLEEGATKYMHNYTTMPGLKKLAGDKVVVCHKENYPYAVFFCHAIKQTEAYVLSLKADDGMKVKAVTICHLDTSEWDPEHMSFQILNVKPGTTPICHFISTDAIAWVPKHKSA from the exons ATGGGGTTTCATCTCCCACTCATCTTTGCTATTCTCAGT CTAGCAGCGGTTGCACTGGCAAACCATGCTGCTCAACCAGCACCTCAACTTTACTGGAACTCCGTCCTGCCAAACACACAGATGCCAAGATCTATCAGTGAACTTCTGCATCCTG ACTCcacaaatgaagaaaagagcACAAATATCGTGAATGCTGTTGGGGATGGAAAGAACAAACGAAG TTACAGTCTAAGCAATTATGGAAAACGTCCTCCTCCATCTGTTGGGGATGGAAAGAGCAAACGAAATTACAGTCtaagaaattatagaaaaccTCCTCCTGCATCTGACGAGGGCAAACCTGAAATTTTCCCATCGAACAAAAAACATTACAGTCtaagaaattatagaaaaccTCCTCCTGCATCTGACGAGGGCAAACCTGAAAATATCCCATTGAGAAATTCAGGTTACCAACGAAAAAATTATGGAGGACGTCCTCCTGCATCTGACGAGGGCAAACCTGACAGTCAACTACTCCATTATAGAGACTTGGCTATTTTCTTCTTCGAGAAGGACATGCGCCCTGGCGCAACAATGCAGTTCCAATTCCCTAGAAATTCAAACACGGCTACTTTCCTGCCACGTGAAAGTGCTCAATCGATCCCCTTCTCCTCTAACAAACTACCAGAAATTTTCAACCATTTTTCAGTGAAGCCAACATCTGTGGAAGCCAAAACAATTAAGCAAACAATCGAAGAGTGTGAAGCTCCAGGCCTTAAGGGAGAGGAAAAATATTGCGCCACATCTTTAGAATCAATGGTTGATTTTAGCACTTCGAAGCTTGGAACAAGAAACGTTGAAGCAATCTCGACGGAGGTATTGGAAGAAGGAGCCACCAAGTACATGCACAACTATACAACAATGCCGGGACTGAAGAAGTTGGCAGGTGACAAAGTCGTTGTGTGTCATAAGGAGAACTATCCCTATGCTGTGTTTTTCTGCCATGCAATAAAACAAACAGAAGCTTATGTTCTCTCCCTGAAAGCCGATGATGGGATGAAGGTTAAAGCAGTAACCATCTGCCATCTAGACACATCAGAATGGGACCCAGAGCATATGTCCTTCCAAATCCTCAACGTTAAGCCCGGAACCACTCCCATCTGCCATTTCATTTCCACTGATGCTATTGCCTGGGTTCCAAAACACAAATCTGCATGA
- the LOC117612827 gene encoding BURP domain protein RD22-like isoform X1: MGFHLPLIFAILSLAAVALANHAAQPAPQLYWNSVLPNTQMPRSISELLHPDSTNEEKSTNIVNAVGDGKNKRSYSLSNYGKRPPPSVGDGKSKRSYSLSNYGKRPPPSVGDGKSKRNYSLRNYRKPPPASDEGKPEIFPSNKKHYSLRNYRKPPPASDEGKPENIPLRNSGYQRKNYGGRPPASDEGKPDSQLLHYRDLAIFFFEKDMRPGATMQFQFPRNSNTATFLPRESAQSIPFSSNKLPEIFNHFSVKPTSVEAKTIKQTIEECEAPGLKGEEKYCATSLESMVDFSTSKLGTRNVEAISTEVLEEGATKYMHNYTTMPGLKKLAGDKVVVCHKENYPYAVFFCHAIKQTEAYVLSLKADDGMKVKAVTICHLDTSEWDPEHMSFQILNVKPGTTPICHFISTDAIAWVPKHKSA, from the exons ATGGGGTTTCATCTCCCACTCATCTTTGCTATTCTCAGT CTAGCAGCGGTTGCACTGGCAAACCATGCTGCTCAACCAGCACCTCAACTTTACTGGAACTCCGTCCTGCCAAACACACAGATGCCAAGATCTATCAGTGAACTTCTGCATCCTG ACTCcacaaatgaagaaaagagcACAAATATCGTGAATGCTGTTGGGGATGGAAAGAACAAACGAAGTTACAGTCTAAGCAATTATGGAAAACGTCCTCCTCCATCTGTTGGGGATGGAAAGAGCAAACGAAGTTACAGTCTAAGCAATTATGGAAAACGTCCTCCTCCATCTGTTGGGGATGGAAAGAGCAAACGAAATTACAGTCtaagaaattatagaaaaccTCCTCCTGCATCTGACGAGGGCAAACCTGAAATTTTCCCATCGAACAAAAAACATTACAGTCtaagaaattatagaaaaccTCCTCCTGCATCTGACGAGGGCAAACCTGAAAATATCCCATTGAGAAATTCAGGTTACCAACGAAAAAATTATGGAGGACGTCCTCCTGCATCTGACGAGGGCAAACCTGACAGTCAACTACTCCATTATAGAGACTTGGCTATTTTCTTCTTCGAGAAGGACATGCGCCCTGGCGCAACAATGCAGTTCCAATTCCCTAGAAATTCAAACACGGCTACTTTCCTGCCACGTGAAAGTGCTCAATCGATCCCCTTCTCCTCTAACAAACTACCAGAAATTTTCAACCATTTTTCAGTGAAGCCAACATCTGTGGAAGCCAAAACAATTAAGCAAACAATCGAAGAGTGTGAAGCTCCAGGCCTTAAGGGAGAGGAAAAATATTGCGCCACATCTTTAGAATCAATGGTTGATTTTAGCACTTCGAAGCTTGGAACAAGAAACGTTGAAGCAATCTCGACGGAGGTATTGGAAGAAGGAGCCACCAAGTACATGCACAACTATACAACAATGCCGGGACTGAAGAAGTTGGCAGGTGACAAAGTCGTTGTGTGTCATAAGGAGAACTATCCCTATGCTGTGTTTTTCTGCCATGCAATAAAACAAACAGAAGCTTATGTTCTCTCCCTGAAAGCCGATGATGGGATGAAGGTTAAAGCAGTAACCATCTGCCATCTAGACACATCAGAATGGGACCCAGAGCATATGTCCTTCCAAATCCTCAACGTTAAGCCCGGAACCACTCCCATCTGCCATTTCATTTCCACTGATGCTATTGCCTGGGTTCCAAAACACAAATCTGCATGA